A DNA window from Methylocystis heyeri contains the following coding sequences:
- a CDS encoding archease, whose protein sequence is MGESVDMSDGEPAPRADAPRWEHFSHGADLGIRGLGATPAIAFEQAAVALCAAMVDPRDIRLEEPVEITLEAPALDLLLVDWLNAVTYEIATRRIIFGAFEVSISGTKLAARAFGEKISRERHAPAVEVKGATFTELAVREDRPGLWRAQCVIDV, encoded by the coding sequence ATGGGCGAAAGCGTAGACATGAGCGACGGCGAACCCGCGCCGCGCGCCGACGCCCCACGCTGGGAGCATTTCTCGCATGGCGCGGATCTGGGGATACGCGGCCTTGGCGCTACGCCCGCGATCGCGTTCGAGCAGGCGGCGGTGGCGCTGTGCGCCGCCATGGTCGATCCGCGCGACATTCGCCTCGAGGAACCGGTCGAGATTACGCTGGAAGCGCCCGCGCTCGACCTGCTGCTGGTCGATTGGCTGAACGCCGTTACATATGAGATCGCTACGCGTCGGATTATATTCGGGGCCTTCGAAGTCTCGATCTCGGGAACGAAGCTGGCGGCGCGCGCTTTCGGCGAGAAGATTTCTCGCGAGCGCCATGCTCCAGCAGTGGAGGTAAAAGGCGCGACATTCACCGAGCTTGCCGTCCGCGAGGATCGCCCCGGATTGTGGCGAGCCCAATGCGTCATCGACGTCTGA
- a CDS encoding dienelactone hydrolase family protein, translating to MVDLRRSAVAVGIEGLDGSLFLPPRPIGLIIFAHGSGSSRHSPRNNFVARKLADEGLAALLFDLLNMEESENRENVFDISLLASRLAEAVDWASASEELRRLPIGLFGASTGAAAALVTAAQEPRRIAAVVSRGGRPDLAAAELEKVAAPTLLIVGGLDFPVIELNRKALQRLRCEACLEIVPGATHLFEETGALENVADLAANWFLRHIRQSKKTTEAFDEG from the coding sequence ATGGTCGATCTTCGTCGCAGCGCCGTCGCAGTCGGGATAGAAGGGTTGGATGGCAGCCTTTTTCTGCCTCCGCGGCCGATCGGGCTGATAATTTTCGCTCATGGTAGCGGATCGTCGCGCCATAGTCCGCGCAATAATTTCGTCGCCCGAAAGTTGGCCGATGAGGGTCTGGCCGCCTTGCTGTTCGACCTCCTAAATATGGAGGAATCCGAAAACAGGGAAAATGTTTTCGATATTTCCTTGCTTGCCTCTCGCCTGGCGGAGGCGGTCGACTGGGCGTCCGCAAGCGAGGAGTTGCGCCGTCTACCCATCGGCCTTTTCGGCGCCAGTACAGGAGCGGCCGCAGCTCTCGTGACTGCAGCCCAGGAGCCACGCCGGATCGCCGCGGTGGTTTCGCGCGGGGGCCGCCCCGACCTCGCCGCCGCAGAACTCGAAAAAGTCGCCGCGCCGACATTACTCATCGTGGGCGGGCTGGATTTCCCCGTCATAGAACTCAACCGCAAGGCGCTACAGCGGCTGCGCTGCGAGGCCTGTCTGGAAATCGTCCCCGGAGCCACGCATCTTTTCGAGGAGACGGGCGCCCTTGAGAATGTCGCGGACCTCGCCGCCAACTGGTTTCTCCGACATATCCGCCAATCCAAGAAGACGACCGAAGCCTTTGACGAGGGATGA
- a CDS encoding arylesterase: MRDQCRSFVRALSLAALLYAILSSPALAQPMQVLVFGDSLSSGFELPEEQGFPSVLRRKLIADGYDVVVWNGSTPGETSGEALSNISTALEYHPDLVIVEFGGNDMLEHVPPQQVYRNLDAMIAIIRGQGARVILAGMLSLPKNGPRYVVGFDEIYPALARARGAPLYPFFLQGVYGNPLLMKSDNEHPNALGVRRIVAGIAPLVERSLKSIGRRDGLQVTRYR; the protein is encoded by the coding sequence ATGAGAGACCAGTGTCGTTCCTTCGTCCGCGCACTGTCGCTTGCAGCGTTGCTGTATGCTATCCTTTCTTCTCCCGCGCTGGCGCAGCCGATGCAGGTGCTGGTGTTCGGCGACAGCCTCAGTTCGGGTTTCGAACTGCCGGAGGAGCAGGGTTTCCCTTCCGTGCTCAGACGCAAACTGATCGCAGACGGCTATGACGTCGTCGTCTGGAACGGCTCCACGCCCGGCGAGACCAGCGGCGAAGCGCTTTCCAACATTTCCACCGCGCTGGAATATCACCCCGATCTCGTCATCGTGGAATTTGGCGGCAATGACATGCTGGAGCATGTTCCGCCGCAGCAAGTCTACCGAAACCTCGACGCGATGATCGCCATCATCCGGGGGCAAGGCGCCCGCGTCATCCTAGCCGGGATGCTGTCGTTGCCAAAGAACGGACCCAGATATGTCGTCGGTTTCGACGAGATCTATCCCGCTCTTGCGCGCGCGCGGGGCGCGCCGCTCTATCCGTTCTTTCTGCAGGGCGTCTACGGCAACCCCTTGCTGATGAAAAGCGACAACGAGCACCCCAACGCGCTCGGCGTCAGAAGGATCGTCGCCGGAATAGCGCCGCTCGTCGAACGTTCGTTGAAATCGATCGGTCGGCGCGACGGGTTGCAGGTCACGCGCTACCGTTAG
- a CDS encoding flavodoxin family protein, whose protein sequence is MADPTKAASPKKLLIVAHAPSPNTLRLRDALAAGARELQIEGLEVQALGPFQTHPENVVAADAIILLTPENLGYMSGALKDFFDRIYYPCLERTQGLPYALCVRAGSDGGGTRRAVETIATGLRWRKMQEPLICRGEWRDGFLADCREMAMRAAAGLDAGIF, encoded by the coding sequence ATGGCCGATCCGACGAAAGCAGCGTCCCCCAAGAAACTCCTCATCGTCGCGCACGCCCCGTCCCCCAACACGCTGCGTCTTCGCGATGCTCTGGCCGCGGGCGCCCGCGAGCTGCAAATCGAAGGGCTCGAGGTCCAGGCTCTGGGGCCTTTCCAAACCCATCCCGAAAACGTCGTCGCCGCCGATGCGATCATTCTTCTGACGCCCGAAAACCTCGGCTATATGAGCGGAGCGCTGAAGGATTTTTTCGATCGCATCTATTACCCCTGCCTGGAGCGCACTCAGGGCCTGCCTTACGCGCTTTGCGTCCGCGCCGGGAGCGACGGCGGCGGAACGAGGCGCGCGGTCGAGACGATTGCGACTGGACTGCGCTGGCGAAAAATGCAGGAACCCCTCATTTGCCGCGGCGAATGGCGCGACGGATTTCTGGCCGATTGCCGGGAGATGGCGATGCGGGCGGCCGCGGGCCTGGACGCGGGGATTTTTTAG